From the Ctenopharyngodon idella isolate HZGC_01 chromosome 3, HZGC01, whole genome shotgun sequence genome, one window contains:
- the LOC127508678 gene encoding uncharacterized protein LOC127508678, whose protein sequence is MGCTHGVVYYASPLWWQESARDHGDALLSFKHPPTVYICDIAGRVARHVNNRTHQQFFQPHDGRVCEPTEANISLASAGKLRVNLDWVANIKKKTRLNLEHSTTEQFSQPHPETGTSDRFSFYDRFHQKKQKRPEEKLRSLKAIPELASLINTAEAEQVNRELSSSRYSLCQMKDTHYMFSLRLYFHLHNARKNSAFLKEMQKRTDENIHLGLHGKLACGQKETITQQTEQQGRDPHVPAKVDSVPEEGKKFSVAMFPIEQRHKETISKLYSVKRNDNEVIARISSYAILYLRDLKSVLPPHLLSDTSGIAMPWLSDNVSTKCYKAL, encoded by the exons ATGGGATGCACCCATGGAGTGGTGTACTATGCATCACCTTTGTGGTGGCAGGAGTCCGCTCGAGACCATGGAGATGCCCTACTGAGTTTCAAACACCCTCCAACTGTGTACATATGTGACATTGCTGGACGTGTTGCCAGACATGTCAACAATCGTACACATCAACAATTTTTCCAGCCACATGATGGGAGGGTATGTGAGCCAACAGAGGCAAACATATCATTGGCATCTGCTGGGAAGTTGAGGGTAAATCTTGACTGGGTTGCCAACATAAagaagaaaacaagacttaaccTAGAACACTCAACAACAGAACAGTTTTCACAACCACATCCAGAAACTGGGACATCAGACCGCTTCTCCTTTTATGATCGGttccaccaaaaaaaacaaaaacgaccAGAGGAGAAACTGCGAAGTCTGAAAGCAATCCCTGAACTGGCTTCTCTAATCAACACTGCAGAAGCTGAGCAAGTGAATAGGGAGCTGTCCTCAAGCCGGTATTCATTGTGCCAGATGAAAGATACTCACTACATGTTTTCACTACGCCTGTATTTCCATCTTCATAATGCCAGGAAAAACTCAGCATTTCTGAAGGAAATGCAGAAACGTACAGATGAAAACATACATCTAGGACTACACGGCAAACTGGCGTGTGGCCAAAAAG AAACAATCACACAACAAACAGAACAACAGGGCAGAGATCCACATGTCCCAGCCAAAGTGGACAGTGTGCCTGAGGAGGGAAAGAAGTTTTCTGTGGCGATGTTCCCTATTGAGCAGAGGCACAAG GAAACAATCTCCAAACTGTATTCTGTCAAGAGGAATGACAATGAAGTAATTGCCAGGATTTCTTCCTATGCCATTTTGTATCTGCGGGACCTGAAATCTGTTCTCCCCCCACATTTGTTGAGTGACACAAGCGGTATAGCAATGCCTTGGCTATCTGATAATGTAAGTACGAAATGCTATAAAGCattataa
- the LOC127510170 gene encoding uncharacterized protein LOC127510170 — protein sequence MCHICGIHEKEQHDGQEPMLCIDPKNGLHVNTKHSHGIRLPIHVQKCIPERLYDCEVDECRDFMSIAAQSGNPGKECYHLERTRKAHAYIPPAALKNESVIEMVGKGLISTCRQQQCMTVYQRANSEEVDCVFPIFWGEHSLSDRYIFFSVYTGEKDSWCKFGRTLSTFDTKTGKWHCQCIGSKNRISCIHRYLSMWWLFQEHPHLAKNAVDTSNEDIEDIEEMVSGNLGMPYQPEYTHSSVITMTNYLWNFKRIPEDLPRDLTKTEKPVPENFEPTETNCPYCPGPCPPELNNAFVLTTQSMERSAQFAET from the exons ATGTGCCATATATGTGGAATTCATGAAAAAGAACAGCATGATGGACAAGAACCCATGCTATGCATTGACCCCAAAAATGGActgcatgtgaacacaaaacattCCCATGGTATTAGACTTCCTATACATGTACAGAAGTGTATACCAGAACGACTGTATGATTGTGAAGTGGATGAATGTAGGGACTTTATGAGCATAGCTGCCCAAAGTGGAAACCCTGGTAAAGAATGCTACCACCTTGAGAGGACCAGAAAAGCTCATGCTTATATTCCACCAGCAGCACTGAAAAACGAGTCTGTGATAGAGATGGTGGGAAAAGGACTCATTTCAACATGTAGGCAGCAACAATGTATGACAGTCTACCAGCGTGCTAACTCAGAGGAAGTTGACTGTGTGTTTCCAATTTTCTGGGGGGAACACAGTCTCTCTGATAGATACATCTTCTTCTCAGTGTACACTGGTGAGAAGGACAGCTGGTGCAAGTTTGGGAGGACACTGTCAACATTTGATACTAAAACAGGTAAATGGCACTGCCAGTGTATAGGCTCAAAAAACAGAATCAGCTGTATACATAGATACTTGTCTATGTGGTGGCTGTTCCAAGAGCATCCTCACTTGGCCAAAAATGCAGTAGATACCTCAAATGAGGACATTGAAGACATTGAGGAAATGGTCAGCGGAAATCTGGGTATGCCTTATCAGCCTGAATACACACATAGTAGTGTGATCACTATGACCAACTACTTGTGGAATTTCAAGAGAATCCCAGAGGATCTACCACGGGATTTAACAAAGACAGAAAAGCCTGTTCCAGAGAACTTTGAGCCTACAGAGACAAATTGTCCTTACTGTCCAGGGCCGTGTCCTCCTGAACTGAACAATGCTTTTGTCTTAACAACACAA TCTATGGAAAGGAGTGCCCAGTTTGCAGAAACATAG